From the Phragmitibacter flavus genome, the window GCCTTGTTGGAGGGCATTGGCGAGGGCGGTGTTGGAGTGAAAGGCTTCGGAGCCGCCGCGCAGGATCGTGGCGTTGCCGGTTTTGAAGCAGAGGACGGCGGCGTCGCTGGTTACGTTGGGGCGGGATTCGTAGATGATGCCGATGACGCCGATGGGGACGCGGATCTTGGTGATGTGGAGTCCGTTGGGACGCGTGGTTTCGGAGAGGATTTCGCCGACGGGATCGGGAAGAGTGGCGACCTGTTCAATGGCGGCAGCGATGGCTTCGAGGGATTCGGGCGTGAGACGCAGGCGGTCCACCATGGGTTTGCTGAGGCCTTTGGTTTCGGCTTCGGCGACATCCCGGGCGTTGGCTTCGAGGATGGGCTGGGCGTGATCGCGCAAACCGCCGGCCATGGCGCGGAGGATGTCGTTTTTTTGGGCGGTGCTGAGTTTGACGAGCTCATGCGCGGCGGCCCGGGCGCGCTTGCCCATGAGAAGGATGTGTTGGGCGATGTCGGTCATTCAGATTGGGTGACTGGATACGCTTGAAAGGCGTGGACTAGCTGGCGAGAGGAAAGCGGGTGCCGATGCCTCCGCCTTCGATGAGGGAGGCGAGTTGCTCGGGGTGGCGACCGGAAGCGATGATGCAAGGCACGCCGCCCTGGATGGCATCCTGAACGGCGCGCAGTTTGCTGCCCATGCCGCCAACGGAGAAGCTGCCTTTGGCTTCCTGGGCGAGGTGCAAGACTTCGTCGACATTGTTGACCTCGGCGACGATGCTGACAGTGCCGTCGTCGCGGATGTCCATCAGTCCGGGCACGCTGGTGAGCAGGATGAGCACATCGGCCTGCCAGAGGGTGGCAACGCGCGAGGAGAGTTTGTCGTTGTCGCCGAACTTGAGTTCTTCGACGGCAACGCAGTCGTTTTCGTTGATGATGGGGACGATGTTGGGGTTTTGCAGGAGGCGCAGCAGGGTGGACTGGGTGCGCTCAGCGCGTTCCTTGCTTTCGAGGTCGGCGTGGGTGAGGAGCAGTTGGCCGACGTGGAGTCCGTGGCCACGCAGGTAGCTCTGGTAGGTATGCATCAGGTAGGACTG encodes:
- the proB gene encoding glutamate 5-kinase, with the protein product MSGKKILLKFGSGILTRTDRAETDEEQLCKLVQAIAELKRLGHQVVVVSSGAVAAGLKAMDFRERPTDLVTLQACAAVGQSYLMHTYQSYLRGHGLHVGQLLLTHADLESKERAERTQSTLLRLLQNPNIVPIINENDCVAVEELKFGDNDKLSSRVATLWQADVLILLTSVPGLMDIRDDGTVSIVAEVNNVDEVLHLAQEAKGSFSVGGMGSKLRAVQDAIQGGVPCIIASGRHPEQLASLIEGGGIGTRFPLAS